Proteins encoded by one window of Chryseobacterium foetidum:
- a CDS encoding phytanoyl-CoA dioxygenase family protein encodes MLKKIRNYKLSYIIYNLFNRKKLRHNLPLYKKYGIKKRYFSSISSRDFKDVPTSSRKFDIKRLKDTRFYQNLSDENQLSAQKFDDNGFLVLRNYLKSETADQINTEIDKLVKAGTVKFRYGGKLMFVIHHSEVIKNIGNNEDLLEFLSVLMDGEAKLFQSINFINGSQQKTHSDSIHMTTYPLGGLLGVWIALEDVDETNGALHYIPGSHKLPYFLNSDYDNEGTAFKIGEKSYTAYEEFLENKVKELGLKKEIFKAKKGDLLVWHANILHGGEPHTDHSRTRKSLVYHYFDNQSICYHEVSQRPALFEL; translated from the coding sequence ATGCTTAAAAAAATCAGAAATTATAAATTATCTTATATAATCTATAATTTGTTTAACAGAAAGAAACTCAGGCATAATCTTCCACTTTATAAAAAGTATGGGATCAAAAAAAGATACTTTTCCAGCATCTCCAGCCGTGATTTTAAAGATGTTCCCACAAGCTCACGCAAATTTGATATAAAGCGGCTTAAAGATACCCGTTTTTACCAAAATCTAAGTGATGAAAATCAATTAAGTGCTCAAAAATTTGACGACAACGGCTTTCTCGTTCTGCGAAACTATTTAAAATCCGAAACTGCCGACCAGATCAATACTGAAATTGATAAACTTGTGAAAGCAGGAACTGTGAAATTCCGTTATGGTGGGAAACTTATGTTCGTAATTCACCATTCAGAGGTAATCAAAAACATCGGTAATAATGAAGATTTACTTGAATTTTTATCCGTTCTGATGGATGGAGAAGCAAAATTATTTCAAAGTATAAATTTCATCAACGGCAGCCAGCAGAAGACACATTCAGACAGTATTCACATGACCACTTATCCATTGGGTGGGTTACTCGGTGTTTGGATTGCCTTAGAGGACGTCGATGAGACTAATGGCGCCTTACATTACATTCCGGGAAGTCATAAACTTCCGTATTTTCTAAACTCTGATTATGATAACGAAGGGACTGCATTTAAAATCGGAGAAAAAAGTTATACTGCTTACGAAGAATTTTTGGAGAATAAGGTTAAGGAATTGGGTTTAAAGAAAGAGATTTTTAAAGCTAAAAAAGGTGATCTTCTTGTCTGGCATGCAAATATTCTACACGGTGGTGAGCCTCATACTGATCATTCCCGAACCAGAAAAAGTTTAGTATACCATTATTTTGATAATCAAAGTATTTGCTATCACGAAGTTTCACAAAGGCCTGCACTGTTTGAACTTTAA
- a CDS encoding DUF1697 domain-containing protein, with translation MIKYCAFLRGVNVKGTNMKMADVCKVFADAGMTNVSSVLASGNIIFSSDKTESDLKPILEKAMSDYFNYEAFLFVKDRNDVENFWNSNPFQKNEDFHIYAFVCNENFESTLMSEFQNSSKAENEEAKIENGFFYWQVPKGNTLDSTFGKILGKKSMKDQFTSRSLNTFEKVIKKMT, from the coding sequence ATGATAAAATACTGTGCTTTCCTCCGTGGCGTGAACGTAAAAGGAACCAATATGAAAATGGCTGATGTATGCAAAGTCTTTGCGGATGCGGGGATGACTAATGTAAGTTCAGTTTTGGCTTCGGGAAATATTATTTTTTCGTCTGATAAAACGGAATCTGATCTAAAACCAATTCTGGAAAAAGCGATGTCTGATTATTTCAACTATGAAGCATTTCTTTTCGTAAAAGACCGGAACGATGTTGAGAATTTTTGGAACAGCAATCCATTTCAGAAAAATGAGGATTTTCACATTTATGCATTTGTCTGTAATGAAAATTTTGAAAGTACTTTAATGTCAGAATTTCAAAATTCGTCAAAAGCTGAAAATGAAGAAGCAAAAATCGAAAATGGATTTTTTTACTGGCAGGTTCCGAAAGGAAATACTTTAGATTCGACTTTCGGGAAGATTTTAGGTAAAAAAAGTATGAAAGATCAGTTTACCAGCAGAAGTTTAAATACTTTTGAGAAAGTCATCAAAAAAATGACTTAA
- the kdsA gene encoding 3-deoxy-8-phosphooctulonate synthase, producing MIQYLENIHHKDSKNFFLIAGPCIIEGEDMALRIAEKVLELTNKYEIPYIFKGSFKKANRSRVDSFTTIGEEKSLEILKKVGETFNIPTTTDIHENEHAALAAQYVDVLQIPAFLVRQTDLLVAAAETGKCVSLKKGQFLSPESMKFAVEKITDSNNEKVAIIERGNSFGYTDLIVDYRGIPTMRNYAPVILDVTHSLQQPNQSSGVTGGRPELIETVAKAGIAVGADGIFIETHPTPETALSDGANMLRLDLLEDLLQKLTRVREAIL from the coding sequence ATGATTCAGTACTTAGAAAATATACACCACAAAGATTCCAAAAACTTTTTCTTAATCGCCGGTCCATGCATTATTGAGGGCGAAGATATGGCACTCAGAATTGCCGAAAAAGTTTTGGAATTAACCAACAAATACGAAATTCCTTATATTTTTAAAGGAAGCTTCAAAAAAGCAAACAGAAGCAGAGTAGATTCTTTTACAACAATTGGCGAAGAAAAATCTCTGGAAATTCTGAAAAAAGTTGGTGAAACTTTCAATATTCCTACGACAACAGATATTCACGAAAACGAACATGCAGCTTTGGCAGCACAATATGTTGATGTTTTGCAGATTCCTGCGTTTTTAGTTCGCCAGACCGATCTTTTGGTTGCAGCAGCCGAAACAGGAAAATGTGTTTCTCTTAAAAAAGGACAGTTTCTTTCACCGGAATCGATGAAATTCGCTGTGGAAAAAATTACAGATTCCAACAACGAAAAAGTGGCGATTATTGAGAGAGGAAATTCTTTCGGATACACAGATTTAATCGTAGATTACAGAGGGATTCCTACAATGAGAAACTATGCTCCTGTTATTTTGGATGTTACGCATTCTCTACAACAACCCAACCAAAGTTCAGGAGTAACTGGAGGAAGACCAGAATTAATTGAGACCGTTGCCAAAGCAGGAATTGCAGTAGGTGCAGACGGAATTTTCATTGAAACCCACCCAACTCCGGAAACTGCTTTATCAGACGGAGCCAATATGTTGAGATTGGATCTTCTGGAAGATTTACTTCAAAAACTGACGAGAGTAAGAGAAGCGATTTTGTAG
- a CDS encoding TonB-dependent receptor plug domain-containing protein, with amino-acid sequence MKKLVLPLGLILPVLAFSQVKKKDTAKITNIEEVVFQRKDKGKTNDLTSVRISARDAQNVASISGGIEGLIKTLPSVNSNTELSSQYMVRGGNYDENLIYINDIEIYRPFLIRNSQQEGLSIINPDMVSTVNFSAGGFEPRYGDKMSSALNIYYREPEKYEVSGEASLIGGRLTAGLASKNKKLTALFSGRYRNTNLVLNTLNEDTDFNPKYYDFQSYINYHFNDKLSLSFIGFYSKNDYEMIPKEREVNFGSVNQPINLNVFYNGRENDAYKNMMGTVSLNYKPSEKWRFTLDSFAYQNREREYYTIASSYILQTFDPITGAPVTSYDVGGQIEHARNDLFVRTYGTQLRTKFSPNVNTDIEFGFKFEKENLQDLTNEWKLVDSSGYSVPTMPFDPRFPDASDLDLFYSISGKNHIQPTRLSAYGQYSQKFYWGSSRVFVNAGARVAHWSFNNETIFSPRAQFAIKPEWNADMLFTLSGGIYYQAPYYKEIKDLDGNFNSNIKSQRSIQAILKNDYEFTFEDRPFKLTTELYYKKMDNLIPYYMDNVRIRYSGKNNATGYAYGIDTRLFGEFVPGIDSWLSASYARVFENIDGRGDIPRPTDQRLRFAMFYQDYMPKFPSMRVNLTLTYAMGLPNGAPVFTDPYQYQKTLPSYKRVDLGLSKVFIDRKDKKKTYGFWGNFEELILGVQVFNAFNINNTVSNQWITDSNTSLMYPVPVRLTGRFFNVKLEFKIK; translated from the coding sequence TTGAAAAAACTAGTTCTACCACTCGGTCTTATTCTTCCCGTACTTGCGTTTTCGCAGGTAAAAAAGAAAGATACTGCAAAAATCACCAATATTGAAGAAGTTGTTTTCCAGAGAAAAGATAAGGGAAAAACAAATGACCTCACTTCAGTAAGGATTTCCGCTAGAGACGCTCAGAACGTTGCCAGTATTTCGGGTGGAATTGAAGGATTAATTAAAACATTACCTTCCGTAAATTCAAATACCGAACTTTCCTCACAATACATGGTACGTGGCGGAAACTATGATGAAAACCTTATTTACATCAACGATATTGAGATTTACAGGCCTTTTTTGATTAGAAATTCTCAACAGGAAGGTTTAAGTATCATAAATCCTGATATGGTTTCAACGGTCAATTTTTCGGCAGGAGGTTTTGAACCGAGATATGGTGATAAAATGTCTTCAGCATTAAATATTTACTACCGTGAACCCGAAAAATATGAGGTTTCCGGTGAAGCAAGTTTAATCGGAGGAAGACTGACAGCTGGTTTAGCTTCAAAAAATAAAAAACTGACTGCTTTATTTTCCGGACGATACAGAAATACCAATCTGGTTCTGAATACTTTGAATGAGGATACAGATTTCAATCCGAAATATTACGATTTTCAGTCTTACATCAATTATCATTTCAATGATAAATTATCGCTTTCTTTCATAGGATTTTATTCCAAAAACGATTATGAAATGATTCCTAAAGAAAGGGAAGTCAACTTTGGATCCGTAAATCAGCCCATCAATCTGAACGTTTTTTATAACGGTAGAGAAAACGACGCTTACAAAAACATGATGGGAACGGTTTCTTTAAACTACAAACCATCAGAAAAGTGGAGATTTACATTGGATAGTTTTGCTTATCAGAACCGTGAACGGGAATATTATACAATCGCATCCAGCTATATTCTACAGACTTTCGATCCGATTACAGGAGCTCCTGTGACGTCCTACGATGTGGGTGGTCAGATTGAGCACGCGAGAAATGATCTGTTTGTAAGAACTTACGGTACTCAATTGAGAACCAAATTTTCCCCAAATGTCAACACAGATATTGAGTTTGGTTTTAAATTCGAAAAAGAAAACCTTCAGGATTTAACCAATGAATGGAAGCTTGTTGATTCTTCAGGTTACAGTGTTCCGACAATGCCTTTTGATCCCAGATTTCCGGATGCTTCAGATTTAGATTTATTTTACAGTATTTCGGGGAAAAATCACATTCAACCTACAAGACTTTCGGCGTATGGACAGTATTCTCAGAAGTTTTACTGGGGGTCCAGCAGAGTTTTTGTAAATGCTGGTGCAAGGGTAGCGCACTGGAGTTTTAATAATGAAACTATTTTCTCACCAAGAGCACAGTTTGCGATAAAACCCGAATGGAATGCTGATATGCTTTTCACTTTATCGGGAGGAATTTATTATCAGGCTCCGTATTACAAAGAGATAAAGGATTTAGACGGAAATTTTAATTCAAATATAAAATCTCAGAGATCCATTCAGGCTATTCTTAAAAATGATTATGAGTTTACTTTTGAAGACAGACCATTTAAGCTCACCACTGAATTGTACTATAAAAAAATGGATAATCTGATTCCGTATTACATGGATAATGTGAGAATACGATATTCAGGTAAAAACAATGCAACGGGCTACGCTTATGGTATTGATACAAGGCTTTTCGGAGAATTTGTTCCGGGAATCGATAGCTGGTTATCGGCAAGTTATGCAAGAGTTTTCGAAAATATTGACGGAAGAGGCGACATCCCAAGACCGACCGACCAACGTTTAAGATTTGCAATGTTCTATCAGGATTATATGCCGAAATTCCCTTCAATGAGAGTAAATTTAACCCTTACTTATGCAATGGGATTGCCTAATGGAGCACCGGTTTTTACCGATCCTTATCAGTATCAGAAGACTTTACCTTCCTATAAAAGGGTAGATTTAGGTTTATCTAAAGTCTTCATCGACAGAAAAGATAAAAAGAAAACATACGGATTCTGGGGTAATTTTGAAGAATTGATCTTAGGAGTGCAGGTTTTCAATGCCTTTAATATCAACAATACCGTTTCCAACCAATGGATTACAGATTCCAATACAAGTTTGATGTATCCGGTTCCGGTGAGACTTACGGGAAGATTTTTCAACGTAAAACTTGAATTTAAAATTAAATAA
- a CDS encoding DUF3347 domain-containing protein: MKTKFLVLGLAFCSALFFGQTKKNAQVSKLYQNYIAIKNGLASDDASKAAASASEFLKTLSGINSEVIAEGNLTLMRNNAKVISESDHIKVQRTKFKNISNQMIAVAKQFKVAEKPVYVQYCPMVQAGWLSSESKIINPYYGSSMLNCGKVQQEIK, from the coding sequence ATGAAAACGAAATTTTTAGTTCTTGGATTGGCATTTTGCTCTGCCTTGTTTTTTGGGCAAACTAAGAAAAATGCACAGGTTTCGAAGCTTTATCAGAATTATATTGCAATTAAAAACGGTTTAGCTTCAGATGACGCTTCTAAAGCGGCTGCTTCAGCATCGGAATTTTTGAAAACTTTATCAGGCATCAATTCTGAAGTTATTGCTGAAGGCAATCTCACTTTGATGAGAAATAATGCCAAAGTGATTTCCGAATCAGATCACATTAAAGTTCAGCGTACAAAATTTAAAAATATTTCAAACCAGATGATTGCAGTTGCCAAACAGTTTAAGGTGGCTGAAAAACCGGTTTACGTTCAGTATTGCCCAATGGTGCAGGCCGGATGGCTGAGCAGTGAGAGCAAAATCATCAATCCCTACTACGGAAGTTCGATGCTGAACTGCGGAAAAGTGCAGCAGGAAATAAAGTAG
- a CDS encoding LptF/LptG family permease, producing the protein MFKILDRYIIKTFFGPFFFIFSVLFFIFIVNIVWIQLGQFMGKGLSTFQILKLLFYLGVNVITMVLPLTILLASIMSFGEFGERYELAAMKAAGISLTRVMLPLFGVATFLAIMLFFFSNNVVPDFQRKAKNMLFNIAQAKPALNFTPGQFIDQIPGYMVKFDKVEGENAEKLEGVFIHKKANTFDNQQSIVAQKGEFVPASNRAYLKLLLFNGYIFEDSYAGKGENVRVKQPDQAIKFDTLTVHFDIAELINKAIEKEQITDDYRFQSYTEVNSTIATAKKDNNRLAANMSSELISQTNSVVSYMDKNKVKAPVKAQYKFDTIKADKKLDLIFNSYNRLDNLKSSLDGKNNELNPSVKYFNKVIIYQQRILTYSFTCIIFFMIGASLGSIIRKGGMGLPVIIAIVIFIIFYVINVGFENAAWGGKINPYLAAWLPNIILFPFGVWMTYKALTDSQLFDAEKYKAFFKPITKRFGKQKEHKRYQ; encoded by the coding sequence ATGTTTAAAATTTTAGACCGATATATCATTAAGACCTTTTTCGGGCCTTTCTTTTTTATATTCAGTGTACTGTTCTTCATCTTTATTGTCAATATTGTCTGGATTCAGCTGGGACAGTTTATGGGTAAAGGTCTAAGCACGTTTCAAATTCTGAAACTTTTGTTTTACCTTGGCGTAAATGTTATCACAATGGTTTTGCCACTCACCATACTTCTGGCGAGCATCATGTCTTTTGGGGAATTTGGGGAAAGGTACGAGCTGGCAGCCATGAAAGCAGCAGGAATCTCTTTAACAAGAGTGATGCTGCCACTATTCGGAGTAGCAACTTTTCTTGCAATAATGCTTTTTTTCTTCTCCAATAACGTGGTTCCGGATTTTCAGCGGAAGGCAAAAAACATGCTTTTTAATATCGCTCAGGCAAAGCCGGCACTGAATTTTACACCCGGACAGTTTATTGATCAAATCCCAGGATATATGGTGAAATTTGATAAAGTGGAAGGCGAGAATGCAGAAAAACTGGAGGGCGTTTTTATTCATAAAAAGGCAAATACATTCGACAATCAACAGTCTATCGTTGCTCAGAAAGGGGAATTTGTTCCCGCATCCAACCGTGCTTACTTAAAATTACTTTTATTTAACGGTTACATTTTTGAAGACAGCTATGCCGGAAAAGGTGAAAATGTGCGTGTGAAACAACCTGATCAGGCGATTAAATTTGATACTTTAACAGTGCATTTTGATATCGCAGAGCTCATTAACAAAGCAATTGAAAAAGAACAGATTACAGACGATTACCGTTTTCAAAGTTATACTGAGGTAAATTCCACAATCGCAACAGCAAAAAAAGACAATAACAGACTTGCTGCAAACATGAGTTCTGAACTAATTTCTCAGACCAATTCGGTGGTAAGTTATATGGATAAAAATAAAGTGAAAGCTCCTGTAAAGGCACAGTATAAATTTGATACCATCAAAGCAGATAAGAAACTTGATCTGATATTTAACAGTTACAACCGTTTAGACAATCTGAAAAGCAGTCTTGATGGTAAAAACAATGAGCTGAATCCGAGTGTGAAATATTTCAACAAAGTCATTATTTACCAGCAGAGAATCCTCACCTATTCTTTTACCTGCATCATTTTCTTTATGATTGGTGCTAGTTTGGGATCTATTATCAGAAAAGGAGGAATGGGACTTCCGGTAATTATCGCCATCGTAATCTTTATTATATTTTATGTGATCAATGTCGGATTCGAGAATGCTGCATGGGGCGGAAAAATCAATCCGTATCTCGCTGCCTGGCTTCCGAATATAATTTTATTTCCGTTTGGAGTCTGGATGACTTATAAAGCGCTTACCGACTCGCAGCTGTTTGATGCAGAAAAATATAAAGCGTTTTTCAAACCGATTACCAAAAGGTTTGGCAAACAAAAGGAACATAAAAGATATCAGTAA
- a CDS encoding LolA family protein, whose protein sequence is MKNLLLKITAAGLIIINAGLAQAQTIDAKSKKILDDVTANYNAKKNSYFKFSFGSGMNGKVSKTETGIYYSAGDKYKLKIMETEQIFDGSKIYNINTEDMEVTVAKPNAGSQMFSPINYLSSYRKDYNVTYSGKKTVNGVSADFIKLTPVKSNGLKHVYLYIDSARKQMLKLEQYGNNKDIAVIAIQEYKENQQLDPQMFSYDKNKYKNYLVTEL, encoded by the coding sequence ATGAAAAATCTATTATTGAAAATAACTGCAGCAGGTTTAATTATCATCAATGCAGGACTGGCTCAGGCTCAGACAATCGATGCAAAATCGAAAAAAATACTGGATGATGTAACCGCAAATTACAACGCCAAGAAAAATTCTTATTTTAAATTTTCCTTTGGCAGTGGAATGAACGGAAAAGTCAGCAAAACAGAAACGGGAATCTACTACTCCGCCGGAGATAAATATAAGCTGAAAATCATGGAGACAGAGCAGATTTTCGACGGAAGCAAGATCTACAACATCAACACTGAAGATATGGAAGTCACTGTCGCAAAACCAAATGCTGGCAGCCAAATGTTTTCTCCGATTAATTATCTTTCAAGCTACAGAAAAGATTACAATGTAACTTACAGCGGCAAAAAAACAGTTAACGGTGTGAGTGCAGATTTCATCAAACTTACCCCAGTAAAGTCAAACGGACTGAAGCATGTTTATCTTTACATCGATTCTGCCAGAAAACAAATGCTGAAACTTGAGCAATACGGCAACAACAAAGATATTGCAGTGATTGCCATTCAGGAATACAAAGAAAACCAGCAGCTGGATCCACAGATGTTTTCGTATGATAAAAATAAGTACAAAAATTATCTGGTTACAGAACTATAA
- a CDS encoding FtsK/SpoIIIE family DNA translocase: MEKKTQKTQPVAQEQSKILSKPRIFFGLLFIVFAGILTISFISYLINWKSDQSQAGALLDKTIKSSNIFGKMGQWLGKIFIYESIGIAAFIVAFLFVVFGTMILKKKIFKPWMTFGHSLFFICWLPIFFGAVTKGQSVLCGVYGYQIMDTMVSMIGSVGLWVVLAVSILLYFILEFNLRPSSIKNKLDTLNENTIGRVKAMMPNSDEDFEADQELAVEEEIRPEQKITVQEVVPTPKKTEIIPEITIEEPKLDPIITPNQTSFNEEKEVKIDFSTPVNLPVDAPVSLPKTTPQDAFDLKVNPTTSVDDISFKVEVAPVIDIVDDADKQSQDLVDKHGLYDHRLDLAKFQMPPIDLLKDYGNEEISINKDELEENKNKIVGLLKNFNVGIAEIKATIGPTVTLYEIVPEAGIRVASIKKLQDDIALNLSALGIRIIAPMPGKGTIGIEVPRKNPTMVSMRSVIASQKFQNTDMDLPVVFGKTISNEVFMADLSKMPHLLMAGATGQGKSVGINAILTSLLYKKHPSELKFVMVDPKKVELSLYSKIERHYLAKLPDSDDAIITDTNKVINTLNSLCIEMDQRYDLLKNAFCKNLKEYNKKFSERKLNPENGHRYLPYIVLVVDEFADLIMTAGKEVELPIARLAQLARAVGIHLIVATQRPSVNVITGMIKANFPARAAFRVISSVDSRTILDSTGADQLIGKGDMLYFNGNEILRLQCAFVDTPEVEKLAEFIGEQKGYASAFMLPEFVSEDGSSSVAAFDPNEKDVLFEEAARIIVSTQQGSTSMLQRQLKLGYNRAGRIMDQLEASGLVGGFNGAKAREVLISDLHSLEQFLEDLRN, encoded by the coding sequence ATGGAAAAGAAAACACAAAAAACACAGCCCGTTGCGCAGGAGCAATCTAAAATATTATCTAAACCGAGAATCTTTTTCGGTCTGCTATTTATTGTTTTTGCAGGTATTCTTACAATATCGTTTATTTCTTATTTAATCAACTGGAAATCAGATCAAAGCCAAGCCGGAGCGCTGCTTGATAAAACCATAAAATCTTCGAATATTTTCGGAAAAATGGGTCAGTGGCTGGGCAAAATTTTCATTTACGAAAGCATCGGAATTGCAGCATTTATTGTAGCATTTCTATTTGTGGTTTTCGGTACAATGATCCTGAAAAAAAAGATTTTTAAACCCTGGATGACGTTTGGGCATTCACTTTTTTTTATATGCTGGCTTCCTATCTTTTTCGGGGCAGTAACCAAAGGTCAAAGCGTTCTTTGCGGTGTTTATGGGTATCAGATTATGGATACGATGGTTTCAATGATAGGATCTGTGGGACTTTGGGTGGTTTTGGCTGTCAGCATTTTACTGTATTTCATTCTCGAATTTAACCTAAGACCAAGTTCAATTAAAAACAAACTGGATACTCTAAATGAAAATACGATTGGAAGAGTTAAGGCTATGATGCCAAATTCTGACGAAGATTTTGAAGCAGATCAGGAACTGGCTGTGGAAGAAGAGATCAGGCCGGAACAAAAAATTACAGTTCAGGAAGTTGTTCCTACACCGAAAAAAACAGAGATCATTCCCGAAATTACAATTGAAGAGCCAAAACTCGATCCAATTATTACACCTAATCAAACTTCCTTTAACGAAGAAAAAGAAGTCAAAATAGACTTTTCAACTCCTGTAAATCTTCCAGTGGATGCACCTGTTTCACTTCCGAAAACGACTCCTCAGGATGCTTTCGATTTAAAAGTAAATCCAACAACTTCTGTTGACGATATTTCATTTAAAGTAGAAGTTGCTCCTGTAATCGACATTGTGGATGATGCAGATAAACAGTCTCAGGATTTGGTTGACAAGCATGGTTTATATGATCACAGACTGGATTTGGCTAAATTTCAAATGCCTCCGATCGACTTGTTGAAGGATTACGGCAACGAAGAGATTTCTATCAATAAGGACGAATTAGAAGAGAATAAAAACAAAATTGTTGGACTTCTGAAAAACTTTAATGTCGGAATTGCTGAGATTAAAGCGACCATCGGGCCAACCGTAACTTTATATGAAATCGTTCCCGAAGCAGGGATCAGAGTGGCTTCTATTAAAAAATTACAGGATGATATTGCTTTGAATCTTTCCGCTTTAGGAATCAGAATTATTGCACCAATGCCCGGAAAAGGAACCATCGGAATTGAAGTTCCGAGAAAAAATCCTACGATGGTTTCGATGAGATCGGTGATTGCTTCTCAGAAATTCCAAAATACCGATATGGATTTGCCGGTGGTTTTCGGTAAAACGATTTCCAATGAGGTCTTCATGGCGGATTTGTCTAAAATGCCTCACCTTTTGATGGCGGGAGCAACCGGACAGGGAAAATCGGTTGGTATCAACGCGATTTTGACTTCCCTACTCTACAAAAAACATCCAAGCGAACTGAAATTTGTGATGGTGGATCCTAAAAAAGTGGAACTTTCTCTTTATTCCAAAATTGAAAGACATTATTTAGCCAAACTTCCTGATTCGGATGATGCAATCATTACAGATACCAATAAAGTAATCAATACATTAAATTCACTCTGTATTGAAATGGATCAGCGTTATGATTTGTTGAAAAATGCTTTCTGTAAAAATTTAAAGGAGTACAATAAAAAATTCAGCGAAAGAAAATTAAATCCGGAAAACGGTCACCGTTATTTGCCTTACATCGTTTTGGTAGTGGATGAGTTTGCAGATTTGATTATGACCGCCGGTAAAGAAGTTGAACTTCCGATTGCGAGATTGGCACAGCTGGCAAGAGCCGTGGGAATTCACCTGATTGTTGCAACACAAAGACCTTCTGTGAACGTAATTACGGGTATGATCAAAGCCAACTTCCCTGCGAGAGCAGCCTTCAGAGTGATTTCAAGTGTAGATTCACGTACGATTTTGGATTCTACCGGTGCAGATCAGCTGATCGGTAAGGGAGATATGCTTTATTTTAACGGAAATGAAATTTTAAGACTTCAATGTGCCTTCGTTGACACTCCTGAGGTTGAAAAACTCGCAGAATTTATTGGCGAACAGAAAGGTTACGCTTCTGCATTTATGTTGCCGGAATTTGTTTCAGAAGATGGTTCAAGCAGTGTCGCAGCATTTGATCCTAACGAGAAAGATGTATTGTTTGAAGAAGCCGCAAGGATTATTGTTTCAACACAGCAGGGTTCTACATCAATGCTTCAGAGACAGCTTAAATTAGGATACAACAGAGCCGGAAGAATAATGGATCAGCTGGAGGCAAGCGGTTTGGTAGGAGGCTTCAACGGGGCTAAGGCAAGGGAAGTACTAATAAGCGATCTCCATTCTTTGGAACAGTTTTTGGAAGATCTGCGAAATTAA